The DNA window atgtacagacAACAATAACAAGAAAAGTAGTCATTAAGTGTGCATCACGAATTGGACTAAACTCATTATAATGCTATCAAAGCCAGCGTAGCGTTGTAGCGTTTGTACGTACGGACATACTGACATTTGCGGCGTCCCTCGGGTCTCTTCTTCATCCAAAAACAGCAATTCGTGTCAAGACGagatacttataaaaaatttgTTTACTCgtagtttttttgtcaaaatttcaTATCAATCGCGGTCACATTTCGAAGGTCGTGGCACATGATGATTTGTGTAATTTCGACATTTTTCTAAgtaaccaataaaaataaaaaaacagaataacgatttatatgtataagtacattAAGAGAAATCGAGTTGGATTGCCAACCAGGAATTTGgcttaacttaaaaaaatacaatcaaaaaGGTGCCACATGCTTTTTTATGAGTATTACAATCGACATTTCCTATTAcacattttgaatgataaaaaaatgagTGTAAAGAATTTCCGCATTTTCCAAGTaaaatatagaaatagaaatagaaacggacaataattttaaattgacaGAATACACCTCACCTCGTGGTTCTCGTGATACTTCTCCAAAAGAAGTAAtcaaatgtgaccgcggccggcaaaacgtcccactttgtcgcttgccagaaggacgaaatttgcttgtatcattatacgaataacctgtcaagtcCTTCCTTGCAGCAAGAGAAAAAGTGGCACGTTTTGCCGGCCGTAATCATAAATGTCAATAAAAGTCAATAAGCTTCCTTGTAGCAAGAGAAAAAGTGGCACGTTTTTGCCGGCCGTAATCATAAATGTCAATAAAAGTCAATAAGCTTCCTTGTAGCAAGAGAAAAAGTGGCACGTTTTGCCGGCCGTAATCATAAATGTCAATAAAAGTCAATAAGCTTCCTTGTAGCAAGAGAAAAAGTGGCACGTTTTGCCGGCCGTAATCATAAATGTCAATAAAAGCCTAAGGCGATTATGTCAAACggcaaaaacatatttctttaaACTTATCAGGACTACCAGGAGGTCCAAGCGAGCCATGTGGACCAGGAACACCGGGAGGCCCAGGCACTCCAGGACTACCAGGTGAGAATCTAGGTCTAAAATATCATATACAGGGTAGAAATATAGTTAGCAAGGGCAgctcttaaataataattattgacgTCGTGCCAAAAATCTGGGAGCTTTTCCGTATTCGCTAGGCGCACAACTGGTGCTGATCTCATTTTGTGGGGTTTTCTTCGCTAAATCTTTTGGAGCATAATTAGTTCAAACAGCTGCCGTTAGCATTAATATGCGACATACCATAAGATACTTTGTTTGTGACAATCAGCTCCACCTCTCCCTCCACCGACTTCGCACTGAGTTCACATTCGCACTGCCAATACCGTGCCGAATTTAACTAAACTTAGCTGCACACTTAAATGTAGGTAATATCATTGTTCGAAAGTGACAGTTGCCTTAATTCTGAATGTTCCGTTCTTATTCTTAATCTCCGGAATACTaaggtaaaaaacaatacataatgGATTTTCATACAACTTCCCGTCTGCTGAAAcggtaaaaaaaatgatttagaatttgtttataatttgaGATTGTCCATAATGACGAACTTCCAGTAGTACTTTTGCTACAtaaaggtgaacatttccaagcATATTGGTGAACAGTCTTATTCTTTTTCTTGTCCTAAGCCTTATCCCATTAtatggggtcggctctcctagtcCGCCTTTTCCACTGTTCCCGGTTTTGGGCTACGGTGTCACCTACTTCTATCTATTTTAGGTCCttctatatacatattataattgttatattgGTGAACAGTATCCTTTCTCAATTAAGCTGGGAGACAAAACTAACGGGTATAAAGTCCCACACACATAGTTGCTGTGACACAGAATGGTCTTGTATAGTCTTTTATGGATCTAGCCAttacttttagtttttttacagTAAATCCTCTCTCCTTTAAGATTAGGTAACAGTTTTACCATATaaaccctctggtgttgcgggtgtccatgggcgacggtaatcacTTATCATTAACCGATTCGTCAGCTCGAAACACGCACACAGCTAACACTTTTTTACCCGTGGACAACCAGGAACCCCAGGCAAATCGGACCTACCAGGAacctataacataaaaatagctTAGTTCTTAAGTTTTCAGATTACTTGCATCACTCACTGTCATGGGCATGATACATTGGCATATCATTttggtatatataaaaaaattgtattttgcaTATTCGTCTTTCaaattagttatattttatatattttttgtttttgtaaatattgaatattatatGTTGGATGGCCGCAATAAATTCAGTTACTGCCTTTATTACTATCATAAATCCATTGCACAAAACAGGTATTATTTTAGTAAATCCATATACAAAAATGAAGTGCCTCTCCACATTCATGACTCCTTATGTCAGCACAATATAAAGCATTTGTTATGGAAAATTTTTGCCCGCATTTACACTTAATGTATTTTCTCTATTCCTCTtctataaacacaaaaaaaactaaacacgCACACAGCTAACATTTTTTTACCCCTGGACTACCAGGAAACCCAGGCAAACCGGACCTACCAGGAACCCCTGGCAATCCGGACCAACCCGGAACCCCAGGCAAACCAGACCAACCAGGAACCCCTGGCAATCCGAACCAACCAGGTACCCCTGGCAATCCGGACCAACCAGGAACCCCAGGCAAACCAGACCAACCAGGAACCCCTGGCAATCCGGACCAACCAGGAACCCCAGGCAAACCGGACCAACCAGGTACCCCTGGCAATCCGGACCAACCAGGAACCCCAGGCAAACCAGACCAACCAGGTACCCCTGGCAATCCGGACCAACCAGGAACCCCTGACAAACCGGACCTACCAGGAACCCCAGGCAAACCAGATCAACCAGGAACCCCCAACAAACCGGACCAACCAGGAACCCCAGGCCAACCGGACAAACCAGGAACCCCAGACCAACCTGACCAACCAGGAACCCCAGGCCAACCGGACCAACCAGGAACCCCAGACCAACCGGACCAACCAGGAACCCCAGGCCAGCCGGACCAACCAGGAACCCCAGACCAACCAGACCAACCAGGAACTCCAGGCCAGCCGGACCAACCAGGAACCCCAGACAAACCGGACCAACCAGGAACTCCAGGCCAACCGGACCAACCAGGAACCCCAGACCAACCTGACCAACCAGGAACTCCAGGTTAACACTTACATCTAacgtttaataatttataagtacctaACTCGCCTAACGAACACATCATTGGgagcagggctataaccgcgattAAAATCGatatttgcaaattgcgggcatctctctctgtcactctaattacgccttcattggagtaaaagagaaagatccccacaatttgtgGGAATTTCGGTTTTGCGGCAGGCCCTGGGAGTATATAACACACACAATATAATTCAATGTTCTCCTTTCTACCCCCGTGCGAGAGGAGCAAACGTATCCTTACTTAGTGGACATAATCACCTACTCACACAACCCTTTGCTATTTCATAACACAAATAATTACAGAACTCTTCATTGCACTATTTACGCGGTATCAATTGAGTACTGTCTGCATCAAAAGAAGtgtatgaaacaacgcgccaaaagctACCCTCGATTACTTAATCAATTAGAAAATTTCAGTGACACGTTCATTGTTATATATAAAGAGACATATATTAACTGTTTGTTATCTCTAAGAGAACGGTAGATAATTTTGTCGCAGTCTGATACGCTTCtactgatttttattttattttcacaaatcaactatttcattttaattaatctaTTTCGATTGTCAATAACAGCATAACACATTTTATACAGAATAAgtgatttgattgatttattgaTGGGTACAAGCTTAGAATCATAAGCGAAGTATGCAACCCGATCTAAAAACCAACAGCGGCGTTGAGAGTTCGACTAGTATTATATTGTCATGTTGTAaaaggttattattttattattttaaaaacttatgCACCAGTTATGAACTAAAACACTGTACAATTCAAAAGAGAACGAATAATATTCAACTACTTaccatccatcatctcacaggaCCTTAACACATACATACACTGACTTTATGTGTTCACTCCACTGCTTGTTATTCTATGGATTGTTATTGATTATTCTTTACTTTATGCTATGGGTTCCGAGTTGAAttcgaatattaaaattttagtcCAAGTACTCTATAATCTATCACTACTTATTACTGTCAAAGATCGGCACACCAACTCTATTGAAAATATTAGACTTACCTATTTCAGTTCTTTGCTATTCGTATATATTGTATCTATACATTAAGGTAGCGTAAAACtgcctattttatttatagcatattttagatttttttaaatctatgaaataatcagacagcaaaaaatatttgtatatctgACAAAACGATACGttcattattataattagaGGGTCTATCACGAAGACTTAAgccgtaattagagtgacagagaaagatgcccataatttgcgaattttggtgttcgcggtaggctcttaGAGGCCAGAATTTTCGGGCCATTTTTGAATGTTCATAGTGAtggtttttgaattttaacgCATGGTTGCAATGTTAACTCAAAAATTTGGGTGGACCtggcgctccaggtggaccaggcgctccgggaggcccaggcgctccaggtggaccaggcgctccgggaGGACCtggcgctccaggtggaccaggtggaccaggcgctccaggaggtccaggcgctccaggaggtCCAGGCGCTCCGGGAGGACCAGGTGGACCAGGTGCTCcgggaggcccaggcgctccgggaggtccaggcgctccaggtggaccaggcgctccgggaggcccaggcgctccaggtggaccaggtGGACCAGGTGCTCCGGGAGGtccaggcgctccaggtggaccaggcgctccgggtGGACCAGGTGCACCGGGaggaccaggcgctccaggtggaccaggtGGACCAGGTGCTCcgggaggcccaggcgctccgggaggtccaggcgctccaggtggaccaggcgctccgggaggcccaggcgctccaggtggaccaggtggaccaggcgctccaggaggcccaggcgctccaggcggaccaggcgctccgggtggaccaggcgctccaggaggaccaggcgctccaggtggaccaggtggaccaggcgctccgggtggaccaggcgctccgggcggcccaggcgctccgggcggcccaggcgctccgggaggaccaggcgctccaggtggaccaggtggaccaggcgctccaggaggtCCAGGGgctccaggaggcccaggcgctccaggaggcccaggggctccaggaggcccaggcgctccaggaggcccaggcgctccgggcggaccaggcgctccaggtggacctggtggaccaggcgctccgggaggcccaggcgctccaggtggaccaggcgctccaggaggcccaggcgcgccaggaggcccaggcgctccaggaggcccaggcgctccgggcggaccaggcgctccaggtggaccaggtGCTCCGGGAGGTCCAGGCGCACCAGGTGGACCAGGTGGACCAGGTGCTCcgggaggcccaggcgctccaggtgggccaggcgctccaggtggaccaggcgctccaggaggcccaggcgctccgggcggaccaggcgctccgggaggtccaggcgctccaggtggaccaggtgctccgggtggaccaggcgctccaggtggaccaggtggaccaggcgctccaggaggcccaggcgctccaggtggaccaggcgctccgggaggcccaggcgctccaggtggaccaggcgctccaggaggcccaggcgctccgggcggaccaggcgctccgggaggtccaggcgctccaggtggaccaggtggaccaggcgctccaggtggaccaggtgctccgggtggaccaggcgctccaggtggaccaggtGGACCAGGTGCTCCAGGAGGCCCAGGagctccaggtggaccaggcgctccgggagtcccaggcgctccaggtggaccaggcgctccgggaggaccaggcgctccaggtggaccaggtGGACCAGGTgctccaggaggcccaggcgctccaggtggaccaggcgctccgggaggcccaggcgctccaggtggaccaggcgctccgggaggaccaggcgctccaggtggaccaggtggaccaggcgctccaggaggcccaggcgctccgggcggaccaggcgctccgggaggtccaggcgctccaggtggaccaggtggaccaggcgctccgggaggcccaggcgctccaggtggaccaggcgctccaggaggcccaggcgctccaggtgggccaggcgctccaggtggaccaggtggaccaggcgctccaggaggcccaggcgctccaggtgggccaggcgctccaggtggaccaggtggaccaggcgctccaggaggcccaggcgctccaggtgggccaggcgctccaggtggaccaggcgctccgggtggaccaggtggaccaggcgctccgggaGGCCCAGGCTCTCCAGGAAAACCAGGGAAACCAGGCAAAGCAACGAAGAAAACAACAAGCTCACACCAAGAATCCGGTACTTCATCTGGAAACAGCTCATCACAGAACGAGGATACTACTGATGCCAAGGGCAACAGGCGTACCAAGACTTCAAACGCGAGTGATAAGTCCAATAGCAATAAGAAATCCTCTCAAGCTCAAACTGTTATTAAGAAGTCGGATGGATCAATCATCAAAAAATCATCCCAGGACGCCAGTGAATCCGACAACAAAGCAAGCTCATCCAATGTTCGCGAGAAAAACACAAATGCTGACGGATCCTCCAATGAGAGGTCTGAGCAAAACGCGTCCAAGTCATCCCACAAAGCCGCTTCAAGCAATAAACAGTCGAAGCAAGTAAACAAAGATGGATCTTCTGTTGAGTCTTCTGACAAAACTGCTTCAAACGAGAACAACAAAGCTGCGTCTAGCAACAAGcaacttaaacaaataaataaagatggTTCGTCTCGGGAAGCGTCAGAGCGTTCAGCTTCTAATGAAAGTGACAAAGCGGCTTCCACCAACAAGCAAACGAAACGAATCAACAAAGACGGATCTTCTACTCGAGCGTCTGAAAAATCGGCTTCAAAGGAGAACAGCAAGAATGCTTCTACcaacaaacaatcaaaaatAGTGAACAAAGACGGATCCTCTCAACAGTCCTCTGAAAAATCTGCCTCAAGTGAGAAGAATAAGGCTGCTTCGACCAACAAACaactgaaacaaataaataaagatggTTCGTCTCGGGAAGCGTCAGAGCGTTCAGCTTCTAATGAAAGTGACAAAGCGGCTTCCACCAACAAGCAAACGAAACGAATCAACAAAGACGGATCTTCTACTCGAGCGTCTGAAAAATCGGCTTCAAAGGAGAACAGCAAGAATGCTTCTACcaacaaacaatcaaaaatAGTGAACAAAGACGGATCCTCTCAACAGTCCTCTGAAAAATCTGCCTCAAGTGAGAAGAATAAGGCTGCTTCGACCAACAAACAAGTGAAACAAATCAACAAAGACGGATCTTCCAACGAGGCTTCTGAACAATCGGCTTCTAATGAAAGTAACAAAGCCTCATCAACCAACAAGCAATTGAAACAAATCAACAAAGATGGATCTTCCAAGATAGCCTCTGAGCAATCTGCTTCGAAACAGAACAGCAAGAATGCATCTAGCAACAAACAATTGAAACAAGTAAACAAAGATGGATCATCTAAACAGTCCTCTGAACAATCTGCTTCAAAAGAGAACAACAAGGCTGCATCCAAAAATACCCAAGTGAAACAGATTAACAAAGACGGATCTTCTCGCGAAGCATCAGAGCAATCTGCTTCAATTGAAAGCAACAAGGCTGCTTCCAgaaacacacaaacaaaacaaactaacAAAGACGGATCTTCCAAGGCAGCATCTGAACAATCTGCTTCCAAGCAGAAAAGCAAAGCTGCTTCTAAAAATACACAATTGAAACAAGTTAACAAGGACGGATCCACTGTACAGGCATCTGAACAATCTGCTTCAGTAGAGAACAGCAAAGCTGCTTCcaaaaacacacaattgaaACAAGTAAATAGGGACGGATCCTCTGTGCAGGCATCTGAACAATCTGCTTCAGTAGAGAACAGCAAAGCTGCTTCcaaaaacacacaattgaaAAAAGTTAACCGCGATGGATCCACCGTGGAGGCATCTCAACAAGCCGCCTCGAAAGAGAATAACAAGGCTGCTTCCAgcaacaaacaaataaaaaaagtaaacaaagatGGATCCACTTCGGAGGGTTCTGAGCAATCTGCTTCAAATGAAAGCAACAAGGCTGCTTCTAGCAACACGCAATCTAAAGTTGTAGGTGCCGATGGATCCGTAAAGACTGCCAGTGAACAGAAGGCTTCCAAGTCCAGCGCAGCCAATGCTAGCACAAACAAGCAGTCGCGCGTTGTTGGACCCGATGGCAGTAGCAGCATTAGCAGCAGCAGCCAAGCCTCGTCCTCTAGTTCCAGCTCCTCATCCTCATCTTCCACCGTTGAGGAGGTAGTTTCTGACGACGaatgttaaataattaagtaattcaACATTTTGACCCACGTccgtgtatattttttttgataaaggaACTTCAttgctttttaaattgatttttttcaaattatattttctttgttCATGTGTGCTTAATTCGAAATAAACGAAcgattgataaaatatattttttatttactactttagtTCTCACCATATTTAATGTGTACGAATTCTAGGTCCCCATCTCTCCAATCAAGAAGTGCAGTCTTTCTCAACGCACTAATACGggatgggcaaataagagtgatacactttgtttttaaattatatatccAAAAAATAACTATTCATCACCAAAATATAGCCGGGATACTGGGTAAAAGGGATATTATAAAGACTACAATTTTCGATTTACAGAAGTGCGTACCTAGGAAATATACGTATAATCTTTTCTTCGAAAAAGTTATGGCGAAGCATTTATCAACATTTAGAACCATACGATTATCAACGCACCAGTTCGATATAACATTCAAGTCGTCCTGCAGCAGTAAACAGTCTGTGGTACTGTTtattgttttgtatattttcagaTCGTCTGCATAAAATAGAAAGGGGCAAGACAATCGTTCTGCCAaatcatttataaaaacaataaacagcAACGGCCCCAAGTGTTACCCTTATGGTACTCCTGAGGTTAAAGGTACAGAAGCAGACAAAGATCCCTTGACAGCTACAAGTTGGCTCCTGTTATTCAAGTAGGAACATATTCACCTAAACAAATTACCATGTATTCCGTATAGTGCGAGCTTGTAACAAAGGATATCATGGTCCACTGTATCGAAGGCCTTAGAAAAATCCGTATATATAGTATCGACCTGACCACTATCCGCAAAGCTAGTACATAGTATAAACACAACTCACTCGAACTACTGGTAACTCGGGTTTGGTAGATTTGGAGGTTACTTGAAACTCAAACTTGAgacaaatacttttattatCTAGTAAAACTAGGTAGGAGTTTTACACGACTGTCTTTCTTCACGACCGACACTAGAATGTCGCAACTGGCCCGGTTCCCAATCGTCGACCCTCGTCATCCCCTCCAATCGATAATCACCTCACAGATTTCAACCAATCACCGATCAATAATATCGCGCCATTTTACTATAGACCGATATTGTTATTATCCATAtataccattattattattttttaattaaaaataaagcaatCAGATACACGAACCCTAACAATCGACCATCCTGATAACGGTTCCGTCCCGGAACACGTCCCCAGGTGGAAACCCTAACAATCGGGATCATGGCCAGTTGCACAAACTT is part of the Cydia pomonella isolate Wapato2018A chromosome 27, ilCydPomo1, whole genome shotgun sequence genome and encodes:
- the LOC133532782 gene encoding collagen alpha-1(III) chain-like isoform X29 encodes the protein MKLSIALLSVVALVAVSGLPQPRPEPGSGVIEEISSSSKKAASSRSSSSSDESSSSTIIRGAGGKTIIKKTQAEQEQEQASASRKEESSQRIVKRVGGGVIEQDSSQRASSAQQQQSSSSAVKSEEQIISGRGGLVSKKTQKSAKQDSSQSASADSSKSSRKITRSGVEESQERKSAKSAKKSSAEQNEREELLIRGGNRVEKSQKNSKQAQSSRQSSNEQRRSSKRSGSSLEEKSSSRSSDRKQASSSESSEERERRERRGRTSVEIEEERRKKERSSKSSSSSENEESRRRRISGSSKETEEQHRRSSSKRSSSSEESEEELRRRVKKGGKDDDCDDGHGGPGRPGRPGRPGRPGRPGRPGRPGIPGGPGGPGTPGGPGTPGGPGAPGGPGAPGGPGGPGGPGAPGGPGAPGGPGAPGGPGAPGGPGAPGGPGAPGGPGGPGAPGGPGAPGGPGGPGAPGGPGAPGGPGAPGGPGAPGGPGAPGGPGGPGAPGGPGAPGGPGAPGGPGAPGGPGAPGGPGGPGAPGGPGAPGGPGAPGGPGAPGGPGGPGAPGGPGAPGGPGAPGGPGAPGGPGAPGGPGGPGAPGGPGAPGGPGAPGGPGAPGGPGGPGAPGGPGAPGGPGAPGGPGAPGGPGAPGGPGGPGAPGGPGAPGGPGAPGGPGAPGGPGGPGAPGGPGAPGGPGGPGAPGGPGGPGEPDQPGLPGGPSEPCGPGTPGGPGTPGLPGNPGKPDLPGTPGNPDQPGTPGKPDQPGTPGNPNQPGTPGNPDQPGTPGKPDQPGTPGNPDQPGTPGKPDQPGTPGNPDQPGTPGKPDQPGTPGNPDQPGTPDKPDLPGTPGKPDQPGTPNKPDQPGTPGQPDKPGTPDQPDQPGTPGQPDQPGTPDQPDQPGTPGQPDQPGTPDQPDQPGTPGQPDQPGTPDKPDQPGTPGQPDQPGTPDQPDQPGTPGGPGGPGAPGGPGAPGGPGAPGGPGAPGGPGAPGGPGAPGGPGGPGAPGGPGAPGGPGGPGAPGGPGAPGGPGGPGAPGGPGAPGGPGAPGGPGAPGGPGGPGAPGGPGAPGGPGAPGGPGAPGGPGAPGGPGAPGGPGAPGGPGGPGAPGGPGAPGGPGAPGGPGAPGGPGAPGGPGAPGGPGAPGGPGGPGAPGGPGAPGGPGAPGGPGAPGGPGAPGGPGAPGGPGAPGGPGAPGGPGGPGAPGGPGAPGGPGAPGGPGGPGAPGGPGAPGGPGGPGAPGGPGAPGGPGAPGGPGAPGGPGGPGAPGGPGSPGKPGKPGKATKKTTSSHQESGTSSGNSSSQNEDTTDAKGNRRTKTSNASDKSNSNKKSSQAQTVIKKSDGSIIKKSSQDASESDNKASSSNVREKNTNADGSSNERSEQNASKSSHKAASSNKQSKQVNKDGSSVESSDKTASNENNKAASSNKQLKQINKDGSSREASERSASNESDKAASTNKQTKRINKDGSSTRASEKSASKENSKNASTNKQSKIVNKDGSSQQSSEKSASSEKNKAASTNKQLKQINKDGSSREASERSASNESDKAASTNKQTKRINKDGSSTRASEKSASKENSKNASTNKQSKIVNKDGSSQQSSEKSASSEKNKAASTNKQVKQINKDGSSNEASEQSASNESNKASSTNKQLKQINKDGSSKIASEQSASKQNSKNASSNKQLKQVNKDGSSKQSSEQSASKENNKAASKNTQVKQINKDGSSREASEQSASIESNKAASRNTQTKQTNKDGSSKAASEQSASKQKSKAASKNTQLKQVNKDGSTVQASEQSASVENSKAASKNTQLKQVNRDGSSVQASEQSASVENSKAASKNTQLKKVNRDGSTVEASQQAASKENNKAASSNKQIKKVNKDGSTSEGSEQSASNESNKAASSNTQSKVVGADGSVKTASEQKASKSSAANASTNKQSRVVGPDGSSSISSSSQASSSSSSSSSSSSTVEEVVSDDEC
- the LOC133532782 gene encoding collagen alpha-1(III) chain-like isoform X41 — translated: MKLSIALLSVVALVAVSGLPQPRPEPGSGVIEEISSSSKKAASSRSSSSSDESSSSTIIRGAGGKTIIKKTQAEQEQEQASASRKEESSQRIVKRVGGGVIEQDSSQRASSAQQQQSSSSAVKSEEQIISGRGGLVSKKTQKSAKQDSSQSASADSSKSSRKITRSGVEESQERKSAKSAKKSSAEQNEREELLIRGGNRVEKSQKNSKQAQSSRQSSNEQRRSSKRSGSSLEEKSSSRSSDRKQASSSESSEERERRERRGRTSVEIEEERRKKERSSKSSSSSENEESRRRRISGSSKETEEQHRRSSSKRSSSSEESEEELRRRVKKGGKDDDCDDGHGGPGRPGRPGRPGRPGRPGRPGRPGIPGGPGGPGTPGGPGTPGGPGAPGGPGAPGGPGGPGGPGAPGGPGAPGGPGAPGGPGAPGGPGAPGGPGAPGGPGGPGAPGGPGAPGGPGGPGAPGGPGAPGGPGAPGGPGAPGGPGAPGGPGGPGAPGGPGAPGGPGAPGGPGAPGGPGAPGGPGGPGAPGGPGAPGGPGAPGGPGAPGGPGGPGAPGGPGAPGGPGAPGGPGAPGGPGAPGGPGGPGAPGGPGAPGGPGAPGGPGAPGGPGGPGAPGGPGAPGGPGAPGGPGAPGGPGAPGGPGGPGAPGGPGAPGGPGAPGGPGAPGGPGGPGAPGGPGAPGGPGGPGAPGGPGGPGEPDQPGLPGGPSEPCGPGTPGGPGTPGLPGNPGKPDLPGTPGNPDQPGTPGKPDQPGTPGNPNQPGTPGNPDQPGTPGKPDQPGTPGNPDQPGTPGKPDQPGTPGNPDQPGTPGKPDQPGTPGNPDQPGTPDKPDLPGTPGKPDQPGTPNKPDQPGTPGQPDKPGTPDQPDQPGTPGQPDQPGTPDQPDQPGTPGQPDQPGTPDQPDQPGTPGQPDQPGTPDKPDQPGTPGQPDQPGTPDQPDQPGTPGGPGGPGAPGGPGAPGGPGAPGGPGAPGGPGAPGGPGAPGGPGGPGAPGGPGAPGGPGGPGAPGGPGAPGGPGGPGAPGGPGAPGGPGAPGGPGAPGGPGGPGAPGGPGAPGGPGAPGGPGAPGGPGAPGGPGAPGGPGAPGGPGGPGAPGGPGAPGGPGAPGGPGAPGGPGAPGGPGAPGGPGAPGGPGGPGAPGGPGAPGGPGGPGAPGGPGAPGGPGAPGGPGAPGGPGAPGGPGAPGGPGGPGAPGGPGAPGGPGAPGGPGAPGGPGGPGAPGGPGSPGKPGKPGKATKKTTSSHQESGTSSGNSSSQNEDTTDAKGNRRTKTSNASDKSNSNKKSSQAQTVIKKSDGSIIKKSSQDASESDNKASSSNVREKNTNADGSSNERSEQNASKSSHKAASSNKQSKQVNKDGSSVESSDKTASNENNKAASSNKQLKQINKDGSSREASERSASNESDKAASTNKQTKRINKDGSSTRASEKSASKENSKNASTNKQSKIVNKDGSSQQSSEKSASSEKNKAASTNKQLKQINKDGSSREASERSASNESDKAASTNKQTKRINKDGSSTRASEKSASKENSKNASTNKQSKIVNKDGSSQQSSEKSASSEKNKAASTNKQVKQINKDGSSNEASEQSASNESNKASSTNKQLKQINKDGSSKIASEQSASKQNSKNASSNKQLKQVNKDGSSKQSSEQSASKENNKAASKNTQVKQINKDGSSREASEQSASIESNKAASRNTQTKQTNKDGSSKAASEQSASKQKSKAASKNTQLKQVNKDGSTVQASEQSASVENSKAASKNTQLKQVNRDGSSVQASEQSASVENSKAASKNTQLKKVNRDGSTVEASQQAASKENNKAASSNKQIKKVNKDGSTSEGSEQSASNESNKAASSNTQSKVVGADGSVKTASEQKASKSSAANASTNKQSRVVGPDGSSSISSSSQASSSSSSSSSSSSTVEEVVSDDEC